One segment of Rubripirellula amarantea DNA contains the following:
- a CDS encoding M14 family metallopeptidase, translating to MCAHTHRFRRVFLAAAISAAGLVVGSTNAIADPSTLISTEVSYESKEHGIRFDTDFPGGKIDSLVEKKDHFEITIKPELEPINDSAWYAFRVKADSEREIQVRLRYEGGSHRYAPKISRDRVNWESAENLVVSRHPTGREVTLNIPVGEKSLWVAGQEIVSEKEVGSWMKGLSTKPDVDQSVIGQSVLGNPLHRVAIGNPDAKDSIFILSRQHPPEVTGTIGMMHFVDAINTDSNLAKKFRENFLTVIVPVANPDGVERGYWRSNANGVDLNRDWLRFTQPETKAIRDEMLTLRDRENGRLWLFLDFHSTFNEVFYTPPRETELFPPGFTTQWVAAIDKRMPAFEMLRDDGHNAHRSTSKAWVARELGIHAVTYEFGDETQRDLIRDIAINSAEEMMRLLLERKADMQ from the coding sequence ATGTGCGCTCATACCCACCGCTTTCGCCGCGTGTTTCTTGCAGCAGCGATATCAGCAGCAGGCCTAGTCGTTGGTAGCACCAACGCGATTGCAGATCCTTCTACGCTGATAAGCACCGAGGTTTCCTACGAATCTAAAGAACATGGGATAAGATTCGACACGGACTTTCCCGGCGGCAAAATTGACAGTCTCGTTGAGAAAAAAGATCACTTCGAAATCACCATCAAACCCGAACTCGAACCGATCAACGACAGCGCCTGGTACGCTTTTCGGGTCAAAGCAGACTCCGAACGCGAAATTCAAGTTCGCTTGCGTTACGAAGGCGGGTCTCACCGATACGCTCCTAAGATCAGTCGCGATCGAGTGAATTGGGAATCGGCTGAAAACCTTGTCGTTTCGCGGCATCCCACCGGTCGCGAAGTAACGTTGAACATTCCCGTAGGCGAAAAATCGCTATGGGTCGCTGGTCAAGAAATCGTCAGTGAAAAGGAAGTTGGCAGTTGGATGAAGGGCTTGTCAACGAAGCCTGACGTCGATCAATCTGTGATTGGTCAGTCCGTTCTCGGCAACCCACTGCATCGAGTCGCCATTGGCAATCCTGATGCGAAAGATTCCATCTTCATTCTTTCGCGACAGCATCCACCCGAGGTCACGGGAACGATTGGCATGATGCACTTTGTCGACGCGATAAACACCGATAGCAACTTGGCGAAAAAGTTTCGCGAGAACTTCCTGACGGTCATCGTGCCGGTGGCCAACCCCGACGGAGTCGAACGAGGATACTGGCGCAGTAACGCTAACGGAGTCGATTTAAATCGCGATTGGCTTCGATTCACCCAGCCCGAAACCAAAGCGATCCGCGACGAAATGCTAACGCTACGAGACCGAGAGAACGGTCGATTGTGGTTGTTTCTTGATTTCCACAGCACGTTTAACGAAGTCTTCTACACACCGCCCCGAGAAACCGAACTGTTTCCTCCAGGCTTTACGACTCAGTGGGTTGCCGCCATCGATAAACGCATGCCTGCGTTTGAGATGCTACGCGATGATGGCCACAACGCTCACCGATCGACCAGCAAGGCTTGGGTGGCTCGTGAACTCGGCATTCACGCGGTCACATATGAGTTCGGCGATGAGACTCAACGTGACCTGATACGTGATATCGCTATCAATTCGGCCGAAGAGATGATGCGGTTGCTGCTTGAACGTAAAGCAGACATGCAATAG